The Streptomyces sp. NBC_00435 nucleotide sequence GTGGTTGTCGAAGCGGGCCCGGTCCTCGATGGAGGTGTCCCCGCGCAGGCCGTTGATCTGGGCGAGGCCGGTGATGCCGACGGGCATCCGGTGGCGTGCCTCGTACCCGGGGTGGAGGCTGCTGAACTTCGCTACGAAGAACGGCCGTTCGGGACGCGGACCGACCAGGCTCATGTCACCCCGGACGACGTTCCACAGCTGCGGCAGCTCGTCCAGGGAGGACTTGCGCAGGAAGGAGCCGACCGGGCTCATCCGGCAGTCCCCGGCCACCGTCCACCGGGTCGCGGACTCGTGCGCGTCGGCGCGCAGGGTACGGAACTTCAGCAGGGTGAAGGGGCGTCCGTACAGGCCGACCCGCTCCTGCCGGAAGATCACCCCCGGCCCGTCGGAGACCCGGACGGCGAGCGCGCAGAGGCCCATCACGGGCGCGGCGGCGAGCAGCGCGACCGAGGCGAGCAGGGAGTCGATGGCGCGCTTCGCGTACCGCTCCAGCGGCCGCGCGGGGCGCGGCAGCAGCGGCTGGACGGCGTAGCCCCACAGCTGGTCGGCGGGCTCGGCGACGCGCATGCCGGTGATCTTCGCGGTGCCCGCCGGGTCGGCGAGCCAGAGCCTGCAGCCGTGGTCGTGGAAGAGCCGGACCAGAGAGGCGGTGCGCTCGTCGGCCTCGGGCGGGCGGGTGAAGACGGCGTGGCGGACGGAGTTCTGGATGACGGCCCGCCGGATGTCCTCGTGGGTGGCGAGTACGGGAACCCCCGCCACCCCGTCGCCGTCCGCTCCGGTGTCGGCGAGCCCGACGGGAAGCAGCCCGTAATCGGGGCGCCCGTGCAGGGCCGCGGCCACCGCGCTCGCCCCGGCGCCGGGTCCGACGACCAGGGCCGAGGCGGGCCGGCGGGCACGGGTGCGACGGCGGAGTTGGTTGACGAAGCCCCGCCCGGCACAGGCCAGTACGACCTGGAGGCAGACGGCGCCGAGCAGCGCGCCCCAGCTCAGGGCCTCGCCCGGGGCGGCGGCCGCCAGCACGGCGGCGACCCCGCACCACAGCACGGCTCCCCGCCCCGCGAGGGCGGGCAGCTCCAGGAGCGCGGAGGGGGCGAGCCGCGGCCGATACAGCCCGGCCCGCGCGTGCAGCGCGGCCAGCACCGCGGCGAGGGGCACGGCCGCCTCGACCGGTAGTTCCAGTCCGGGCACCGCGGCGGCCGTCACCACGACGGCCAGCGCGTCGGCGGTCAGCAGC carries:
- a CDS encoding exopolysaccharide biosynthesis polyprenyl glycosylphosphotransferase; its protein translation is MTMDSAPARHTGQGGTGPAAGTGTTSTSTAGGTGIGAAGTTAVRRSVTAIHPPRGPKADQARSAVRPKRVRRRDGIAPLLTADALAVVVTAAAVPGLELPVEAAVPLAAVLAALHARAGLYRPRLAPSALLELPALAGRGAVLWCGVAAVLAAAAPGEALSWGALLGAVCLQVVLACAGRGFVNQLRRRTRARRPASALVVGPGAGASAVAAALHGRPDYGLLPVGLADTGADGDGVAGVPVLATHEDIRRAVIQNSVRHAVFTRPPEADERTASLVRLFHDHGCRLWLADPAGTAKITGMRVAEPADQLWGYAVQPLLPRPARPLERYAKRAIDSLLASVALLAAAPVMGLCALAVRVSDGPGVIFRQERVGLYGRPFTLLKFRTLRADAHESATRWTVAGDCRMSPVGSFLRKSSLDELPQLWNVVRGDMSLVGPRPERPFFVAKFSSLHPGYEARHRMPVGITGLAQINGLRGDTSIEDRARFDNHYIDTWSLWQDLWILARTAASFFRFRLGGS